A genomic window from Passer domesticus isolate bPasDom1 chromosome Z, bPasDom1.hap1, whole genome shotgun sequence includes:
- the LOC135289394 gene encoding acrosin-like: MILLSILILLALCGPAHGICGQTCGLRPMGTTVGSTRVVGGTDVMPGTGAWAGIASVRCYWNPPVSVHVCGGTLVSSQWLLTAAHCFINITNPLSEWAIVLGATSLGQSGPDVEVRRIKRLILHEKYTPNLEHHDVAMVELDRPVRCRSSIQTACLPGPSVKVSELKNCYVAGWGDRIVKASGRDVLQQAKVQVVDNQLCNSSEWLQGYIYDFNVCAGQGGVGTCQGDSGGPLVCQDKRAGFFWQIGVTSWGVGCARPKRPAVSSSTQYYYNWIWSTMGRKPAPATMPPPPPAPTYTAAPPPTITPRPVQPCPFPREKLLQFFNLLKDILRYLKEKLF, encoded by the exons ATGATTTTGCTGAGCATCCTCATCCTACTGGCTCTGTGCGGGCCTGCACATGGCATCTGTGG ACAGACCTGTGGGCTCCGGCCCATGGGTACTACCGTCGGCTCAACACGCGTTGTGGGCGGCACAGATGTCATGCCAGGGACTGGGGCCTGGGCAGGAATTGCCAGCGTCCGTTGCTACTGGAACCCACCAGTATCTGTGCATGTCTGTGGAGGCACCCTCGTCAGCTCACAGTGGCTCCTCACAGCTGCCCACTGCTTTATCAACATCACCAA TCCCCTCAGCGAGTGGGCCATTGTGCTTGGGGCCACCTCACTGGGCCAGTCAGGCCCTGATGTGGAAGTGCGCCGGATTAAGCGGCTGATCCTTCACGAAAAATATACTCCTAATCTTGAGCATCACGATGTTGCCATGGTGGAATTGGACCGGCCAGTCCGGTGCAGGTCCTCCATTCAGACCGCCTGCCTGCCTGGTCCTTCGGTGAAAGTGTCAGAGCTGAAAAATTGCTATGTTGCTGGCTGGGGTGACAGAATTGTAAAAG CATCAGGTAGAGATGTCCTGCAGCAGGCCAAGGTCCAAGTCGTGGATAACCAGCTCTGCAACAGTAGTGAGTGGCTGCAAGGCTACATCTACGACTTCAACgtgtgtgctgggcagggcggTGTTGGCACCTGCCAG gGTGACAGTGGGGGACCTCTTGTCTGCCAAGATAAGCGTGCTGGCTTCTTCTGGCAAATTGGTGTGACCAGCTGGGGAGTAGGCTGTGCCAGACCTAAACGGCCTGCAGTCTCCAGTTCCACTCAATACTACTACAACTGGATCTGGAGCACAATGGGAAGGAAGCCAGCACCAGCAACTatgccaccaccaccaccagcgCCAACCTACACGGCAGCCCCCCCGCCAACAATAACTCCGAGACCAGTGCAACCCTGTCCATTTCCACGTGAAAAGCTGCTGCAATTCTTTAATCTGCTGAAGGATATCTTGCGGTACCTAAAGGAAAAACTGTTCTGA